A window from Pseudooceanicola algae encodes these proteins:
- a CDS encoding IlvD/Edd family dehydratase, which yields MTDTKSLRSRKWFDNLDDPEMTALYIERYLNYGLTLEELRSGKPVIGIAQTGSDLSPCNRHHIELAKRTRDGIIAAGGIPMEIPVHPIQETGKRPTAMLDRNLAYLSLVESLYGYPIDGVVLTIGCDKTTPALLMAAATVGMPALAFSVGPMLNGWHRGERAGSGSVIWQARQELAAGAIDAEEFLEIAASSAPSVGFCNTMGTASTMNSLSEALGMQLPGVASIPAPYRERGQAAWYTGQRIVDMVREDLRPAKIMTREAFKNAIVVNSALGGSTNAPIHLNAIAAHLGIALSNGDWEEIGHAVPLLVNMQPVGTYLGEDFHRAGGTAAVIGELLRAGLLPHPDALSVTGQTIADLYADMPILDDDVIRRAAAPLKPNAGFLNMSGNLFDSALMKTSAIDEGFRARYFSNAEETFEGRVAVFDGPEDFHARIDDPALGLTDDSVLVMRGAGPKGYPGGAEVVNMRPPSYLIKQGIRALPCIGDGRQSGTSGSASILNASPEAADGGGLAILKDGDPIRIDLKQRRVDVLLEEAEIAARRAALDAAGGYAQPDSQSPWQEIFREKVRPFSEGMVFEGATEYRDITNRSLPRNNH from the coding sequence ATGACCGACACCAAATCTTTGCGCTCCCGTAAGTGGTTCGACAATCTGGACGATCCGGAGATGACCGCGCTTTATATCGAGCGATACCTGAACTACGGGCTCACGCTTGAGGAACTGCGCTCGGGCAAGCCGGTGATTGGTATCGCGCAAACCGGCAGCGACCTGAGCCCTTGCAACCGGCACCATATCGAGCTGGCAAAAAGAACACGCGACGGGATCATCGCCGCCGGGGGTATCCCGATGGAAATCCCGGTGCATCCGATACAGGAAACCGGCAAGCGCCCTACGGCGATGCTGGACCGCAACCTTGCCTATCTCAGCCTGGTCGAAAGCCTCTATGGCTATCCGATCGACGGCGTCGTCCTGACCATCGGCTGTGACAAGACCACGCCTGCGCTGCTGATGGCGGCGGCGACGGTGGGGATGCCTGCCCTGGCCTTCTCTGTCGGGCCGATGCTGAACGGCTGGCATCGCGGTGAACGTGCGGGTTCGGGATCGGTGATCTGGCAGGCGCGGCAAGAGCTCGCGGCAGGCGCGATCGACGCTGAAGAATTTCTTGAGATCGCCGCCTCTTCCGCCCCTTCGGTCGGCTTCTGCAACACGATGGGCACCGCGTCGACGATGAACTCGCTGTCCGAAGCATTGGGCATGCAGTTGCCCGGCGTCGCATCGATCCCGGCACCCTACCGCGAACGCGGGCAGGCCGCCTGGTATACCGGACAGCGGATCGTTGATATGGTTCGCGAAGACCTGCGTCCGGCTAAGATCATGACCCGTGAAGCCTTCAAGAACGCAATCGTCGTCAATTCCGCGCTTGGCGGGTCGACCAACGCCCCAATCCACCTGAACGCCATCGCGGCGCATCTGGGGATTGCGCTGAGCAATGGCGATTGGGAGGAAATCGGCCACGCCGTGCCATTGCTGGTCAACATGCAGCCGGTCGGCACCTATCTGGGCGAAGACTTCCACCGGGCAGGCGGCACCGCCGCTGTGATCGGGGAATTGTTGCGGGCAGGCCTTCTGCCACATCCTGATGCGTTGAGCGTGACCGGACAGACGATCGCCGACCTTTACGCCGACATGCCGATCCTGGATGACGATGTGATCCGCCGTGCGGCGGCACCGCTGAAACCCAATGCGGGTTTTCTGAACATGAGCGGCAACCTGTTCGACAGCGCCCTGATGAAAACCTCGGCGATTGATGAGGGCTTTCGGGCGCGTTACTTCTCGAACGCGGAAGAGACCTTTGAGGGCCGTGTCGCGGTGTTCGACGGGCCAGAGGATTTTCACGCCCGCATTGATGACCCGGCCTTGGGTCTGACCGACGACAGCGTACTGGTGATGCGCGGCGCAGGGCCAAAGGGCTACCCCGGCGGGGCCGAGGTCGTGAACATGCGCCCTCCAAGTTACCTGATCAAACAGGGTATCCGGGCCTTGCCCTGCATTGGGGATGGCCGGCAATCGGGGACCTCCGGCTCGGCGTCGATCCTCAATGCCTCGCCCGAAGCTGCGGATGGCGGCGGGCTCGCGATCCTGAAAGACGGTGACCCGATCCGCATCGACCTTAAACAGCGCCGCGTCGACGTGTTGCTGGAGGAAGCCGAGATTGCCGCGCGCCGCGCAGCCCTCGATGCCGCAGGAGGCTATGCGCAACCAGACAGCCAGTCCCCCTGGCAAGAGATCTTCCGCGAGAAAGTACGCCCATTCTCGGAAGGTATGGTTTTTGAAGGTGCCACCGAATACCGCGACATCACAAACCGCAGCTTGCCGCGCAACAATCACTGA
- a CDS encoding Hint domain-containing protein, with the protein MAVVDVNLAGGGTTTISESDANDGDLLNITALGDHTLIVDNVNVSIQSILGVELASSPTFQAQNGGSLTLDQGLLNISALDAFTFNIVDDGEIILDGSGLSVGSGITNLLSSYHVDFSGATVGRFEYDPPGLSVLGAINFNVTGMQAGDELDLGGESWAGSSYNAVTEVLTLEYGTGFGGALDQNVYAHIEMSPADYAIFSASEGTYLSGGDFTYPGIIVCFGSGTRILTIDGYLPVESLRKGMLLRTYDGSLAPIVWVGCSTLDAYALDLLPNMWPIRIGRDALGTGFPERDLEVSPQHRIFVNGHSIHSVSEAPFGLLAAKHMTDLPGIDVVRKPAEVTYYHILLENHEVIWAENLPTESMYIGPYTARSLNPGTRSEIEQLIPEYARRFKSGADTKYSLLKKKDAFAILKNAGAKRNEFFAPGKIRQHQKRVMNAEKTTGFEASKEPALQST; encoded by the coding sequence ATGGCTGTCGTTGACGTTAATCTTGCTGGCGGTGGGACAACAACCATATCCGAGTCCGATGCGAATGATGGAGATCTCCTGAACATTACCGCGTTGGGGGATCACACTCTGATCGTGGACAATGTGAACGTCTCCATTCAGTCTATTCTGGGCGTTGAACTTGCTTCGTCTCCAACGTTTCAGGCCCAGAATGGTGGAAGCCTTACGCTTGACCAGGGTCTCCTGAATATATCTGCGCTGGACGCCTTTACATTCAATATAGTTGACGATGGAGAAATCATTCTGGATGGCTCCGGATTGAGTGTCGGGAGCGGCATCACGAATTTGCTGAGCAGTTATCATGTCGATTTCTCTGGTGCGACGGTCGGACGGTTCGAGTATGACCCACCGGGTCTTTCCGTGCTCGGCGCGATCAATTTCAACGTTACTGGAATGCAGGCCGGTGATGAGCTGGATCTTGGTGGTGAATCCTGGGCAGGTTCCAGCTACAATGCCGTAACCGAGGTATTGACGTTGGAATACGGCACCGGTTTCGGCGGGGCGCTTGACCAAAACGTCTATGCGCATATTGAAATGTCGCCAGCTGACTATGCTATCTTCTCGGCCAGTGAGGGCACCTACTTGTCGGGGGGAGATTTCACCTACCCCGGTATTATCGTTTGCTTCGGCTCTGGAACGCGCATTCTCACCATAGATGGATATCTGCCGGTAGAAAGCCTTCGGAAGGGGATGTTGTTGCGCACTTATGACGGCAGCCTGGCGCCAATTGTTTGGGTCGGCTGTAGCACGTTGGATGCGTATGCTCTCGATCTATTGCCGAATATGTGGCCTATCCGGATAGGGAGAGACGCGCTTGGGACAGGTTTCCCCGAGCGAGATCTGGAAGTTTCTCCGCAACACCGGATTTTCGTCAACGGGCATTCAATACACAGCGTATCCGAGGCTCCGTTCGGTTTATTGGCAGCAAAACACATGACGGACCTTCCAGGTATCGATGTTGTCAGGAAACCCGCCGAGGTGACCTACTACCATATCCTGCTGGAAAATCATGAGGTGATCTGGGCCGAGAACCTCCCAACCGAGAGCATGTATATCGGTCCCTATACCGCCCGAAGCTTGAACCCTGGAACGCGGTCTGAAATTGAGCAATTGATTCCGGAGTACGCGCGCCGGTTCAAATCGGGAGCGGATACGAAGTATTCCTTGCTCAAAAAGAAGGATGCCTTTGCAATCCTGAAAAATGCGGGTGCCAAGCGCAATGAGTTTTTCGCGCCTGGAAAGATCCGGCAACACCAAAAGCGCGTGATGAACGCAGAGAAAACGACGGGATTTGAGGCATCAAAGGAGCCTGCTTTACAAAGCACGTGA
- a CDS encoding Hint domain-containing protein produces the protein MAFHPKTSVKTSRGEVSLEDLQRGDLVMTMDSGYQPVQWCGPLDRTCSDFIFIGKDAFARSQPERGLLVTRSHRLHWSLLGCPKSVLDKEIFIPAWRLSSFPGCESISCTMGHRIYDICLPRHEVIFANGLPVEHSYVGTEITEADQGAAGLPDHRKFILNRPLPEETARKCMADSLPQVTGAPYEWRKGGQLTVAAVGKEW, from the coding sequence ATGGCTTTTCATCCTAAAACATCTGTCAAAACATCTAGAGGAGAGGTGTCATTAGAAGATCTTCAGCGCGGAGATCTTGTGATGACCATGGATAGTGGCTATCAACCAGTACAATGGTGCGGGCCTTTAGACAGGACATGCAGCGACTTCATATTCATTGGTAAGGACGCCTTTGCGAGGTCTCAACCGGAACGTGGGTTGTTGGTCACACGGAGCCATCGCCTGCATTGGAGTCTTTTGGGGTGTCCGAAATCTGTACTTGATAAGGAAATATTCATTCCAGCCTGGCGCTTATCAAGCTTCCCTGGCTGTGAGAGTATATCTTGCACGATGGGGCATCGGATTTACGACATATGCTTGCCCAGACATGAAGTGATCTTTGCGAACGGTCTTCCTGTCGAGCATTCCTATGTCGGGACCGAGATCACAGAGGCTGACCAAGGTGCTGCCGGCCTGCCTGATCACCGCAAATTCATACTGAACCGGCCCTTGCCGGAGGAAACCGCCCGGAAATGCATGGCAGATTCCCTACCTCAGGTGACTGGTGCCCCATACGAATGGCGGAAGGGGGGGCAACTAACGGTTGCTGCTGTAGGTAAAGAATGGTGA
- a CDS encoding M20/M25/M40 family metallo-hydrolase, translated as MKSNLPETPLGQRALSHTQRMVACRSVNGTSGEIGFPDEVRAMLMGIAYFAARPDHIYESDVPGTPQGRRNILALLKGNGSRTVVLTGHFDTVGVDDYGALRDVATDPAVLAERIIAQLEDSGRSPEALADIQSGTFIPGRGMLDMKSGLGAGLAVLEAFSADPDFDGNLIFLASPDEENQSAGMRAAGSLLNQVAQDHDLEYVLQINMDALQDEGDVARAQAVGTGCIGKHLVTALVVGREAHACYPLDGLNALFLASSLVREMECHPALAEGDHGDASAPPVALVQNDLRAHYDITTPARAWCAWNMITRTRTAGEVLSQCTAIFAKALDEAVALHGARVRATGAAVPDREIPIYTFKDLEEQAAASPTYEAQEQVLAAQLREREDLPMPARARLLTELAWDHAQLAGPAVVIGFGGLSYPAVPPLASRGEQALAALVARATTKVSAAHDTPIGILNWLPIVTDMSFAGQDDAEGYHAAADNNPLWGCGIEWDVDGFPRMPAINAGPWGRDYHRSLERANFNYAFTVLPELLCELVRGSLGDVQADRP; from the coding sequence ATGAAATCTAACCTGCCCGAAACACCCCTCGGCCAAAGAGCGCTGTCCCATACCCAAAGAATGGTGGCCTGCCGCAGTGTCAATGGCACCAGCGGCGAGATAGGATTTCCCGACGAGGTGCGTGCGATGCTCATGGGCATCGCGTATTTCGCCGCCCGGCCGGACCACATCTATGAGAGCGATGTGCCCGGAACCCCTCAAGGACGCCGCAACATCCTCGCGTTGCTCAAGGGCAATGGGTCCCGGACCGTGGTTTTGACCGGTCATTTCGACACGGTGGGGGTCGACGACTACGGTGCCTTGCGCGACGTGGCCACCGACCCGGCCGTGCTTGCAGAACGCATCATTGCGCAGCTTGAAGACAGCGGCCGGTCTCCCGAAGCTCTGGCGGACATCCAGTCAGGTACGTTCATTCCCGGACGCGGCATGCTGGACATGAAGTCGGGGTTGGGCGCGGGGCTGGCCGTCCTCGAAGCTTTTTCCGCCGATCCCGATTTTGACGGCAACCTGATCTTCCTTGCCTCACCGGACGAGGAAAACCAGTCGGCGGGAATGCGCGCCGCAGGCAGCCTTCTCAACCAGGTCGCGCAGGATCATGATCTGGAGTACGTGTTGCAGATCAACATGGATGCCCTGCAGGACGAAGGCGATGTGGCCCGGGCCCAGGCCGTCGGGACGGGATGCATCGGCAAACACCTCGTCACGGCCCTTGTCGTCGGACGCGAGGCCCATGCCTGCTATCCGCTGGATGGATTGAATGCGCTGTTTCTCGCCTCGTCCCTAGTGCGGGAAATGGAATGCCACCCGGCGCTTGCAGAAGGCGACCACGGGGATGCGTCCGCGCCCCCTGTGGCACTGGTTCAGAATGACTTGCGCGCGCATTACGACATCACCACCCCCGCCAGGGCCTGGTGTGCCTGGAACATGATCACTCGGACGCGCACCGCCGGGGAGGTGCTGTCGCAATGCACCGCCATTTTCGCAAAGGCGCTGGACGAAGCGGTGGCGCTTCATGGCGCCCGCGTCCGGGCGACCGGAGCGGCGGTCCCGGACCGGGAAATCCCGATCTATACCTTCAAGGACCTGGAGGAACAGGCGGCGGCTTCCCCAACTTATGAGGCGCAAGAACAGGTGCTGGCTGCCCAGTTGAGAGAGCGAGAGGACCTGCCCATGCCGGCACGGGCGCGCCTGTTGACCGAGCTGGCTTGGGATCACGCGCAGCTTGCAGGCCCTGCCGTGGTTATCGGGTTCGGCGGGCTGTCATATCCCGCCGTCCCCCCCCTCGCCTCACGTGGCGAACAGGCCTTGGCGGCCTTGGTCGCACGAGCGACCACCAAGGTGTCCGCCGCTCACGACACGCCAATCGGTATCCTCAACTGGCTTCCGATCGTGACGGACATGAGCTTTGCCGGACAGGACGATGCCGAAGGGTACCACGCCGCCGCAGACAACAACCCATTATGGGGATGCGGTATCGAATGGGACGTCGACGGTTTTCCCCGCATGCCAGCCATCAACGCGGGTCCTTGGGGCCGCGATTATCATCGAAGCCTTGAACGGGCCAATTTCAACTATGCATTCACGGTCCTGCCGGAATTGCTCTGCGAACTTGTCCGAGGAAGCCTCGGCGACGTCCAAGCTGATCGGCCATGA
- a CDS encoding alpha/beta hydrolase, whose product MTERRAQPPRDEPASFDPLATLDPDIATFVRQMTQDAAAHPRRDRVPVTQAREIAEGVRKRWTAGGPAMAEISDHVVPTRHGDLPMRLYRPNDRATGPALVYLPGGGWTLFSIDTHDRLMREYAARTGMVVLGLDYSRAPEAKFPQAIEEIRDATLWLGTAGAALGINPDALLIGGDSAGANLAVAVSLHLRDEGQDAYRGMVLNYGVFDPNSLRASGLRFGAGDLPLSSHLMQWFTWQYIRSDADLTDPRLRVLSADLSHLPPAMMVVADHDILLDENLDMARALKAAGVSVELKVYQGTVHSFLEAMSIAPVAVRALDDTARWIKDIAALRAWEYSDEI is encoded by the coding sequence ATGACAGAGCGCAGGGCGCAGCCCCCCCGGGACGAACCCGCGTCCTTCGATCCGCTGGCGACGCTGGACCCCGATATCGCAACCTTTGTGCGGCAGATGACGCAAGATGCCGCCGCGCATCCCCGCCGTGACAGGGTGCCGGTGACACAGGCCCGCGAGATTGCCGAAGGCGTGCGCAAGCGTTGGACGGCGGGTGGCCCGGCCATGGCAGAGATCTCGGATCACGTCGTGCCGACCCGCCACGGCGATCTGCCCATGCGGCTTTATCGTCCGAACGACAGGGCGACGGGGCCTGCGCTGGTCTATCTGCCCGGCGGCGGCTGGACCCTGTTCAGCATCGACACCCACGACCGGCTGATGCGCGAATACGCCGCGCGTACCGGCATGGTCGTGCTGGGGCTGGATTACAGCCGCGCGCCCGAAGCGAAGTTTCCGCAGGCCATCGAGGAAATCCGCGATGCCACCTTGTGGCTCGGCACGGCGGGGGCCGCCCTCGGGATCAATCCCGATGCGCTTTTGATCGGAGGCGATTCTGCGGGGGCGAACCTTGCCGTTGCGGTCTCGTTGCACCTCAGGGACGAAGGTCAGGATGCGTACCGCGGCATGGTGCTGAATTACGGCGTCTTCGATCCAAATTCGCTGCGCGCATCGGGCCTGCGCTTCGGGGCTGGTGATCTGCCGCTCTCAAGTCACCTGATGCAGTGGTTCACATGGCAATACATTCGCTCGGACGCGGATCTGACTGATCCCCGCCTGCGGGTGCTGAGCGCAGATCTTTCCCACCTGCCGCCCGCCATGATGGTGGTTGCCGATCACGACATTCTGCTGGACGAGAACCTCGACATGGCGCGCGCCCTGAAAGCCGCTGGCGTTTCTGTTGAGCTGAAAGTCTACCAAGGCACGGTGCATAGCTTCCTTGAAGCCATGTCCATCGCTCCGGTCGCGGTCCGGGCACTCGACGACACCGCCCGCTGGATCAAGGACATAGCGGCCCTGAGGGCCTGGGAATATTCCGATGAAATCTAA